A section of the Corynebacterium auris genome encodes:
- a CDS encoding DUF4921 family protein: protein MTFFPHGHAAPLVTMADGTVKQMNPFSGTEVWTVPGRGDRPLSTPVKNASPLSAEDFTNSCAFCSDNHLSTPPEKARLVRAGEEWVLRHHLLPAQLGEEQAEFRRVPNLFEIVSYDYWKKNYGYEMPGSQREWMETYLASPAGRSHLLDIARRRLGSAAEGASEGELLDLAPSYFGGGHDVIIARRHFVDGATDDSQLASSGTLTPEEHFGFISLTIDAMRDLYDTNRYAPYVAVFQNWLAPAGASFDHLHKQLVAIDERGASNERQIAQLRHNPNMYNELAVNYAFYNNLVIAENEHAILTAGVGHRYPTMVVYSKSAAVEPWLLSAPEARSFSDLLHAAHAATGPLVPCNEEWHHKPIDLDIAMPLRVNLKWRVSTLAGFEGGTKIYVNTISPHDIRDRITRRLFELREQGRIDASIRVAEECTPVRNCLRYNPSVSWEADPHVTDRAHFTQTTPKE from the coding sequence ATGACCTTCTTCCCCCACGGACACGCCGCGCCTCTGGTGACCATGGCCGACGGCACCGTCAAGCAGATGAACCCCTTTTCGGGGACCGAGGTGTGGACGGTACCCGGGCGCGGCGACCGCCCGCTGTCCACCCCGGTGAAAAACGCCTCTCCCCTGAGCGCGGAGGACTTCACCAACTCCTGCGCCTTCTGCTCCGACAACCACCTGAGCACGCCCCCGGAGAAAGCGCGCCTCGTGCGGGCGGGGGAAGAATGGGTGCTTCGCCACCACCTGCTGCCCGCGCAGCTGGGCGAGGAGCAGGCGGAGTTTCGCCGCGTGCCCAACCTCTTCGAGATCGTCTCCTATGACTACTGGAAGAAGAATTACGGCTACGAGATGCCCGGCTCGCAGCGCGAATGGATGGAGACGTACCTGGCCAGCCCGGCCGGGCGTTCGCACCTGCTCGACATCGCCCGCCGCCGCCTGGGTTCGGCGGCCGAGGGCGCCTCGGAGGGCGAGCTGCTCGATCTCGCGCCCTCCTACTTCGGCGGCGGCCACGACGTCATCATCGCGCGGCGCCACTTCGTCGACGGCGCCACGGACGACTCGCAGCTCGCCTCCTCGGGCACCCTCACGCCTGAGGAGCACTTCGGCTTCATCTCGCTGACCATCGACGCCATGCGCGACCTCTACGACACGAACCGCTACGCGCCCTACGTCGCCGTGTTCCAGAACTGGCTCGCCCCCGCCGGGGCGTCCTTCGACCACCTGCACAAGCAGCTCGTGGCCATCGACGAGCGCGGGGCGAGCAACGAAAGGCAGATCGCCCAGCTGCGGCACAACCCCAACATGTACAACGAGCTGGCGGTCAACTACGCCTTCTACAACAACCTGGTCATCGCCGAGAACGAACACGCGATCCTCACCGCCGGCGTGGGGCACCGTTACCCCACGATGGTGGTCTACTCGAAGTCCGCGGCGGTGGAGCCGTGGCTGCTCAGCGCGCCGGAGGCCCGTAGCTTCTCCGACCTGCTCCACGCCGCGCACGCCGCGACCGGCCCCCTCGTCCCCTGCAACGAGGAGTGGCACCACAAGCCGATCGACCTCGACATCGCCATGCCGCTGCGCGTGAACCTGAAGTGGCGGGTGTCCACCCTGGCCGGCTTCGAGGGAGGCACGAAGATTTACGTCAACACCATCTCCCCGCACGACATCCGGGACAGGATCACCCGGCGCCTTTTCGAGCTGCGCGAGCAGGGGCGTATCGACGCCTCCATCCGCGTCGCCGAGGAGTGCACGCCGGTGCGCAACTGCCTGCGCTACAACCCCTCGGTAAGTTGGGAGGCGGATCCGCACGTCACCGACCGTGCGCACTTCACCCAGACGACCCCCAAGGAGTAA